A genomic segment from Conger conger chromosome 2, fConCon1.1, whole genome shotgun sequence encodes:
- the tefa gene encoding TEF transcription factor, PAR bZIP family member a isoform X1: MSGDSTATVIDSGPLSSFPVVLKKIMETPPPNILEDGDEGKDKDNAGDRAGGGVSGGMGPSAALTPAIWDKTIPYDGETFHLEYMDLDEFLLENGIPASMEEELQRSLSKDRPAQAKPSSSSAKKTAVTRTPLTTVSLLPIVQLEEEEEEEELMTVTVSDSGGSARTTGSTGASAESESETATPLDPDEIEVDVNFEPDPTDLVLSSVPGGELFNPRKHRFTEDELKPQPMIKKAKKVFVPEEQKDEKYWQRRKKNNVAAKRSRDARRLKENQITVRAAFLERENSALRQEVAELRRDYGRCKNVLVRYEDKYGELAPTQTEEDDL; this comes from the exons atgtCTGGGGATTCTACGGCCACCGTCATAGACTCGGGTCCACTGAGTTCGTTTCCTGTTGTATTAAAGAAGATAATGGAAACACCCCCTCCGAATATACTTGAAGATGGAGACGAAGGTAAGG ACAAAGACAACGCTGGTGACCGtgcgggagggggggtcagcgggggcATGGGCCCGTCTGCAGCCCTGACCCCCGCCATCTGGGACAAGACCATCCCGTACGACGGGGAGACCTTCCACCTGGAGTACATGGACCTGGACGAGTTCCTGCTGGAGAACGGCATCCCAGCGTCCatggaggaggagctgcagaggAGCCTGAGCAAGGACCGCCCCGCCCAGGCgaagccctcctcctcctccgccaaGAAGACCGCCGTCACCCGGACACCGCTGACCACAGTCAGCCTCCTTCCCATAgtgcagctggaggaggaggaggaggaggaggagctgatgACGGTGACCGTGTCTGACTCGGGCGGCAGTGCCAGGACAACGGGCAGCACTG GGGCGAGTGCCGAGTCAGAGAGCGAAACGGCCACCCCGCTCGATCCCGATGAAATTGAAGTGGATGTGAACTTTGAGCCGGATCCCACAGACCTGGTGCTGTCTAGTGTACCAGGTGGTGAGCTGTTCAACCCACGTAAACACCGCTTCACTGAGGATGAGCTGAAGCCACAGCCCATGATTAAGAAGGCCAAGAAAGTGTTTGTGCCTGAGGAACAAAAG GACGAAAAGTACTggcagaggaggaagaagaacaACGTGGCGGCCAAGCGCTCGCGAGACGCCCGGCGGCTGAAGGAGAACCAGATAACCGTGCGCGCCGCCTTCCTGGAGCGCGAGAACTCGGCGCTGCGGCAGGAAGTGGCCGAGCTGCGCAGGGACTACGGCCGCTGCAAGAACGTGTTGGTCCGCTACGAAGACAAATACGGAGAGCT TGCCCCAACGCAGACAGAGGAGGACGACCTGTAA
- the tefa gene encoding TEF transcription factor, PAR bZIP family member a isoform X2 gives MSGDSTATVIDSGPLSSFPVVLKKIMETPPPNILEDGDEDKDNAGDRAGGGVSGGMGPSAALTPAIWDKTIPYDGETFHLEYMDLDEFLLENGIPASMEEELQRSLSKDRPAQAKPSSSSAKKTAVTRTPLTTVSLLPIVQLEEEEEEEELMTVTVSDSGGSARTTGSTGASAESESETATPLDPDEIEVDVNFEPDPTDLVLSSVPGGELFNPRKHRFTEDELKPQPMIKKAKKVFVPEEQKDEKYWQRRKKNNVAAKRSRDARRLKENQITVRAAFLERENSALRQEVAELRRDYGRCKNVLVRYEDKYGELAPTQTEEDDL, from the exons atgtCTGGGGATTCTACGGCCACCGTCATAGACTCGGGTCCACTGAGTTCGTTTCCTGTTGTATTAAAGAAGATAATGGAAACACCCCCTCCGAATATACTTGAAGATGGAGACGAAG ACAAAGACAACGCTGGTGACCGtgcgggagggggggtcagcgggggcATGGGCCCGTCTGCAGCCCTGACCCCCGCCATCTGGGACAAGACCATCCCGTACGACGGGGAGACCTTCCACCTGGAGTACATGGACCTGGACGAGTTCCTGCTGGAGAACGGCATCCCAGCGTCCatggaggaggagctgcagaggAGCCTGAGCAAGGACCGCCCCGCCCAGGCgaagccctcctcctcctccgccaaGAAGACCGCCGTCACCCGGACACCGCTGACCACAGTCAGCCTCCTTCCCATAgtgcagctggaggaggaggaggaggaggaggagctgatgACGGTGACCGTGTCTGACTCGGGCGGCAGTGCCAGGACAACGGGCAGCACTG GGGCGAGTGCCGAGTCAGAGAGCGAAACGGCCACCCCGCTCGATCCCGATGAAATTGAAGTGGATGTGAACTTTGAGCCGGATCCCACAGACCTGGTGCTGTCTAGTGTACCAGGTGGTGAGCTGTTCAACCCACGTAAACACCGCTTCACTGAGGATGAGCTGAAGCCACAGCCCATGATTAAGAAGGCCAAGAAAGTGTTTGTGCCTGAGGAACAAAAG GACGAAAAGTACTggcagaggaggaagaagaacaACGTGGCGGCCAAGCGCTCGCGAGACGCCCGGCGGCTGAAGGAGAACCAGATAACCGTGCGCGCCGCCTTCCTGGAGCGCGAGAACTCGGCGCTGCGGCAGGAAGTGGCCGAGCTGCGCAGGGACTACGGCCGCTGCAAGAACGTGTTGGTCCGCTACGAAGACAAATACGGAGAGCT TGCCCCAACGCAGACAGAGGAGGACGACCTGTAA
- the tefa gene encoding TEF transcription factor, PAR bZIP family member a isoform X3: protein MSAKPQKNNLCDTSEIPEIFKALFEYPFCAPVLDDNDKDNAGDRAGGGVSGGMGPSAALTPAIWDKTIPYDGETFHLEYMDLDEFLLENGIPASMEEELQRSLSKDRPAQAKPSSSSAKKTAVTRTPLTTVSLLPIVQLEEEEEEEELMTVTVSDSGGSARTTGSTGASAESESETATPLDPDEIEVDVNFEPDPTDLVLSSVPGGELFNPRKHRFTEDELKPQPMIKKAKKVFVPEEQKDEKYWQRRKKNNVAAKRSRDARRLKENQITVRAAFLERENSALRQEVAELRRDYGRCKNVLVRYEDKYGELAPTQTEEDDL, encoded by the exons ATGTCTGCTAAACCCCAGAAAAACAATCTTTGTGACACCAGCGAAATTCCAGAAATATTTAAAGCTTTGTTCGAGTATCCGTTCTGTGCTCCTGTTCTCGATGACAACG ACAAAGACAACGCTGGTGACCGtgcgggagggggggtcagcgggggcATGGGCCCGTCTGCAGCCCTGACCCCCGCCATCTGGGACAAGACCATCCCGTACGACGGGGAGACCTTCCACCTGGAGTACATGGACCTGGACGAGTTCCTGCTGGAGAACGGCATCCCAGCGTCCatggaggaggagctgcagaggAGCCTGAGCAAGGACCGCCCCGCCCAGGCgaagccctcctcctcctccgccaaGAAGACCGCCGTCACCCGGACACCGCTGACCACAGTCAGCCTCCTTCCCATAgtgcagctggaggaggaggaggaggaggaggagctgatgACGGTGACCGTGTCTGACTCGGGCGGCAGTGCCAGGACAACGGGCAGCACTG GGGCGAGTGCCGAGTCAGAGAGCGAAACGGCCACCCCGCTCGATCCCGATGAAATTGAAGTGGATGTGAACTTTGAGCCGGATCCCACAGACCTGGTGCTGTCTAGTGTACCAGGTGGTGAGCTGTTCAACCCACGTAAACACCGCTTCACTGAGGATGAGCTGAAGCCACAGCCCATGATTAAGAAGGCCAAGAAAGTGTTTGTGCCTGAGGAACAAAAG GACGAAAAGTACTggcagaggaggaagaagaacaACGTGGCGGCCAAGCGCTCGCGAGACGCCCGGCGGCTGAAGGAGAACCAGATAACCGTGCGCGCCGCCTTCCTGGAGCGCGAGAACTCGGCGCTGCGGCAGGAAGTGGCCGAGCTGCGCAGGGACTACGGCCGCTGCAAGAACGTGTTGGTCCGCTACGAAGACAAATACGGAGAGCT TGCCCCAACGCAGACAGAGGAGGACGACCTGTAA